The following are from one region of the Mycolicibacterium helvum genome:
- a CDS encoding cold-shock protein codes for MPTGKVKWYDAEKGFGFLSQEDGEDVYVRASALPDGIEGLKAGQKVEFGLASGRRGPQALSVKLIDPPPSLTRTRREATPVERKHTPDELHGMVEDMITLLEGAVQPELRKGRYPDRKVARRVSEVVKAVARELDA; via the coding sequence GTGCCGACCGGCAAGGTGAAGTGGTACGACGCCGAGAAGGGATTCGGCTTCCTGTCCCAAGAGGACGGCGAGGACGTCTATGTCCGTGCGTCGGCCCTGCCCGACGGCATCGAGGGTCTCAAGGCCGGCCAGAAGGTCGAGTTCGGTCTCGCTTCCGGGCGCCGCGGGCCGCAAGCGCTGAGCGTCAAGTTGATTGACCCTCCGCCGAGCCTGACCCGGACGCGACGTGAGGCCACCCCGGTCGAACGCAAGCACACCCCGGACGAATTGCACGGCATGGTCGAGGACATGATCACGCTGCTGGAAGGCGCGGTGCAGCCCGAGCTGCGCAAGGGGCGTTATCCGGATCGCAAGGTTGCCCGGCGGGTGTCCGAGGTGGTCAAGGCGGTTGCCCGGGAGCTCGACGCCTAG
- a CDS encoding glutathione S-transferase family protein: MGAYVAGGGEFKRDTNYITTRITADGADGYPVEPGRYRLIVARACPWANRAIIVRRLLGLEDALSIGFCGPTHDERSWTFDLDPGGVDPVLKIPRLQDAYFARDPDYPKGITVPAIVEVATGQVVTNDFAQMTLDFSTQWQAYHRDGAPQLYPDPLRNEIDEVAQRIYTEVNNGVYRCGFAGSQESYEAAYDRLFAALDWLTERLADRRYLVGDTITEADVRLFTTLARFDPVYHGHFKCNRAKLDEMPVLWAYARDLFQTPGFGDTTDFVQIKQHYYIVHADINPTRIVPKGPELSGWLSPHGRESLGGRPFGDGTPPGPTRAGERVPAGHGATVA, from the coding sequence GTGGGTGCCTATGTTGCCGGCGGCGGCGAATTCAAGCGCGATACCAACTACATCACCACCCGGATCACCGCTGACGGTGCCGACGGGTATCCCGTCGAGCCCGGTCGCTATCGCCTGATCGTCGCCAGGGCATGCCCGTGGGCGAATCGGGCGATCATCGTGCGCCGGCTGCTCGGCCTGGAAGATGCGCTGTCGATCGGGTTCTGCGGGCCGACGCACGACGAGCGCAGCTGGACCTTTGATCTCGATCCCGGCGGCGTCGACCCGGTGCTCAAGATTCCGCGGCTGCAGGATGCGTACTTCGCCCGCGATCCCGACTATCCCAAGGGCATCACCGTCCCGGCGATCGTTGAGGTCGCCACCGGCCAGGTGGTCACCAACGACTTCGCCCAGATGACGTTGGACTTCTCCACGCAGTGGCAGGCCTACCATCGCGACGGCGCGCCGCAGCTGTACCCCGATCCGTTGCGCAACGAGATCGACGAGGTCGCCCAGCGGATCTACACCGAGGTCAACAACGGCGTGTATCGCTGCGGGTTCGCCGGTTCACAGGAGTCCTACGAGGCGGCCTACGACCGGTTGTTCGCCGCGCTGGACTGGCTCACCGAGCGGCTGGCCGACCGGCGATATCTGGTCGGTGACACCATCACCGAGGCCGATGTGCGGCTGTTCACGACGCTAGCCCGCTTCGACCCGGTGTATCACGGGCATTTCAAGTGCAATCGGGCCAAGCTGGACGAGATGCCGGTGCTGTGGGCTTATGCCCGAGACCTGTTCCAGACTCCGGGGTTCGGCGACACCACCGACTTCGTCCAGATCAAGCAGCACTACTACATCGTGCACGCCGACATCAATCCCACCCGGATTGTCCCGAAGGGGCCTGAACTGTCCGGCTGGTTGTCACCGCACGGGCGAGAGTCCTTGGGCGGCAGGCCATTCGGCGACGGCACCCCGCCGGGGCCAACGCGCGCGGGTGAGCGGGTGCCGGCCGGGCACGGCGCGACCGTCGCCTAG
- a CDS encoding DUF2771 domain-containing protein, with protein MVVLASIGAGVGAWALTRDSGSKLPEISAYSHGQSVRVGPFVYCNVVNLNDCQNPRTQGQLSVTERYPVQLSVPTSIGRAPWRLLRVYEDERNSTTTLFRPNTELAVTIPTVDPQRGKLTGVVVQLLTLVQDPSGDLRDAPHAEWSVRLVWP; from the coding sequence ATGGTCGTGCTGGCGTCGATCGGCGCCGGGGTCGGCGCGTGGGCGCTGACTCGCGACTCCGGATCGAAGCTGCCCGAGATCAGCGCGTACTCGCATGGGCAGTCGGTGCGGGTCGGGCCGTTCGTCTACTGCAATGTGGTGAACCTCAACGACTGCCAGAACCCGCGGACCCAGGGCCAACTGTCGGTCACCGAGCGCTATCCCGTCCAGCTGTCGGTGCCGACCTCCATCGGGCGGGCACCTTGGCGGCTGCTGCGGGTCTACGAAGACGAGCGGAACTCGACGACCACCCTCTTCCGGCCCAATACCGAATTGGCCGTGACGATTCCGACTGTCGACCCGCAACGCGGCAAGCTCACCGGGGTGGTCGTTCAGCTGCTCACCCTGGTGCAGGACCCGAGTGGTGATCTGCGCGACGCACCGCACGCCGAGTGGTCGGTGCGACTGGTCTGGCCCTAG
- a CDS encoding MFS transporter, with protein MANYPSDGEGFRRSGATRRSNPIPSANRYLPPLGDQDQRTENLSGPPPGSRGGGGSNSGERVTVTRAAAMRSREMGSRMYSMVHRAATADGADKSGLTALTWPVVANFAVDSAMAVALANTLFFAAASGESKGKVALYLLITIAPFAVIAPLIGPALDRVQHGRRAALAMSFILRTALGIVLIMNYDGASGSYPSWVLYPCALGMMVLSKSFSVLRSAVTPRVMPPTIDLVRVNSRLTMFGLIGGTIVGGGIAAGAEYLLTTVFQLPGALFVVVFISVAGASWSMRIPRWVEVTEGEVPATLTYHGDTGALHRHDHEPATKAGARRQPLGRNIITSLWGNCTIKAMVGFLFLYPAFVAKSHNASSWEQLAMLGLIGAAAGIGNFAGNFTAARMKLGRPAMLVARMTVAVTVVALVAAVTGNLIVVAVAALITSGSTAIAKASLDASLQDDLPEESRASAFGRSESVLQLAWVLGGALGVLVSTQLWVGFTAISALLILGLAQTIVSYRGDSLIPGFGGNRPVLAEPEGASAVTNR; from the coding sequence ATGGCCAACTACCCCAGCGACGGGGAGGGCTTCCGCCGTTCCGGAGCCACCCGGCGATCCAATCCGATCCCCAGCGCCAACCGCTACCTGCCGCCACTGGGCGATCAGGATCAGCGCACCGAGAACCTGTCGGGTCCGCCGCCGGGCTCGCGTGGCGGCGGCGGCAGTAATTCGGGCGAACGCGTCACCGTCACCCGCGCCGCGGCGATGCGCAGCCGCGAGATGGGGTCGCGGATGTATTCGATGGTGCACCGGGCCGCCACAGCCGACGGTGCCGACAAGTCCGGCCTGACCGCACTCACGTGGCCGGTGGTGGCCAACTTCGCAGTGGACTCGGCCATGGCGGTCGCCCTGGCCAACACGCTGTTCTTCGCCGCCGCTTCCGGGGAGAGCAAGGGCAAGGTCGCGCTGTACCTGCTCATCACGATCGCACCGTTCGCGGTGATCGCGCCGCTGATCGGGCCCGCACTGGACCGCGTGCAACACGGCAGACGCGCGGCGTTGGCGATGTCGTTCATCCTGCGCACCGCGCTGGGGATCGTGCTGATCATGAACTACGACGGCGCCAGCGGCAGTTACCCGTCGTGGGTGCTCTACCCCTGTGCGCTGGGAATGATGGTGTTGTCGAAGTCCTTCAGCGTGCTGCGCAGCGCGGTCACCCCGCGCGTCATGCCACCGACGATCGACCTGGTCCGGGTGAACTCACGACTGACGATGTTCGGCCTGATCGGCGGCACCATCGTCGGCGGCGGGATCGCCGCCGGGGCGGAATATCTACTCACCACGGTCTTCCAACTGCCCGGCGCATTGTTCGTCGTCGTCTTCATCTCCGTCGCCGGCGCCTCCTGGTCGATGCGGATCCCGCGCTGGGTGGAGGTGACCGAAGGCGAAGTGCCGGCCACCCTGACCTATCACGGCGACACCGGGGCGTTGCACCGGCACGACCACGAACCGGCCACGAAGGCGGGCGCACGGCGACAGCCGTTGGGTCGCAACATCATCACCTCACTGTGGGGTAACTGCACGATCAAGGCGATGGTGGGCTTCCTGTTCCTGTACCCGGCCTTCGTCGCCAAGTCCCATAACGCCAGCAGCTGGGAACAGTTGGCCATGCTGGGCCTGATCGGCGCGGCGGCCGGGATCGGGAACTTCGCGGGCAACTTCACTGCGGCTCGGATGAAGCTGGGCCGGCCGGCGATGCTGGTCGCACGCATGACGGTGGCGGTGACGGTGGTGGCTCTGGTGGCCGCGGTGACCGGCAACCTGATCGTCGTGGCGGTGGCCGCGTTGATCACCTCGGGATCGACCGCGATCGCCAAGGCGTCACTGGATGCGTCGTTGCAGGACGACCTGCCCGAGGAGTCGCGGGCGTCGGCGTTCGGACGTTCGGAGTCGGTGCTGCAGCTGGCCTGGGTGCTCGGCGGTGCGCTCGGCGTGCTGGTGTCCACCCAGCTGTGGGTGGGCTTCACCGCGATCAGCGCGCTGCTGATCCTCGGCCTGGCCCAGACCATCGTCAGCTATCGCGGCGATTCATTGATCCCTGGTTTCGGCGGCAACCGTCCGGTGCTTGCCGAACCGGAAGGGGCATCGGCGGTGACCAACCGGTGA
- a CDS encoding DUF3027 domain-containing protein translates to MDSSIDSAEPTAPVHDGAPSDAAAAVLSGAVDQARQAIVEFSGDTVGEYLGVSFEDESAATHRFLAKMPGYQGWQWAVVVACPGADHATVSEVVLVPGPTALLAPAWVPWEERIKPGDLGPGDLLAPLKDDPRLAPGYTATGDPAIDDVAYEVGFGRRQVLSAFGRDETAQRWHDGDHGPGAPMARGTKRVCRDCGFMVPLAGGLGAMFGVCCNEMSADARVVDFEYGCGAHSDTPPAPGSGSPLYDPYDDGVIEVVEVAESLETVAEVPTVADSADTVESVETVESPETVEQT, encoded by the coding sequence ATGGACAGCTCGATCGACTCCGCAGAACCCACGGCTCCGGTCCACGACGGCGCGCCGTCGGACGCGGCTGCCGCCGTACTGAGCGGCGCCGTGGACCAGGCGCGGCAGGCGATCGTGGAGTTCAGTGGCGACACCGTGGGCGAGTACCTCGGCGTCAGCTTCGAGGACGAGTCCGCGGCAACCCACCGCTTCCTGGCGAAAATGCCCGGCTATCAGGGCTGGCAGTGGGCGGTGGTGGTGGCATGCCCCGGCGCCGATCACGCAACGGTCAGCGAAGTCGTGCTGGTGCCCGGCCCGACGGCACTGCTGGCTCCGGCCTGGGTGCCGTGGGAGGAGCGCATCAAGCCGGGCGACCTGGGCCCGGGTGACCTCCTTGCGCCGCTCAAGGACGATCCGCGGCTGGCGCCGGGATATACCGCGACCGGTGACCCCGCGATCGACGACGTCGCCTACGAAGTCGGGTTCGGCCGCCGCCAGGTGCTCAGCGCCTTCGGCCGCGACGAGACCGCGCAGCGCTGGCATGACGGCGACCACGGCCCCGGCGCACCGATGGCCCGCGGGACCAAGCGGGTGTGCCGCGATTGCGGATTCATGGTTCCGCTCGCCGGTGGGCTCGGCGCCATGTTCGGGGTGTGCTGCAACGAGATGTCCGCCGACGCGCGCGTCGTCGATTTCGAGTACGGCTGCGGCGCGCATTCGGACACCCCGCCTGCCCCGGGCAGCGGATCGCCGTTGTACGACCCCTATGACGACGGGGTGATCGAGGTCGTCGAAGTCGCCGAGAGTCTCGAGACGGTCGCCGAAGTCCCGACGGTCGCTGACAGTGCCGACACGGTCGAGAGTGTCGAGACGGTCGAGAGTCCCGAGACGGTCGAACAGACTTAG
- a CDS encoding SRPBCC family protein, whose amino-acid sequence MAAPLLQAEIDINAPVSKVWSLISNLGNMPKWSPQCRLMKPLGEVRPGTRTVNLNRRNNLFWPTTSTITELIPERKLAFRVNANNTVWCYELEATATGTRVVETRHAENGVKAVSTMTVNAVLGGVPGFEKELVEGMNTSLARIKAAAEG is encoded by the coding sequence ATGGCAGCGCCGCTATTACAAGCAGAGATCGACATCAATGCTCCGGTGAGCAAGGTGTGGTCCCTGATTTCGAACCTGGGCAACATGCCCAAGTGGAGCCCGCAGTGCCGGCTGATGAAGCCACTCGGCGAGGTCCGCCCGGGCACTCGCACCGTCAACCTCAACCGCCGCAACAACCTGTTCTGGCCGACGACGTCGACGATCACCGAGCTGATCCCGGAGCGCAAGTTGGCATTCCGGGTCAATGCCAACAACACCGTCTGGTGCTATGAGCTCGAGGCGACCGCCACCGGCACGCGTGTCGTCGAGACCCGGCATGCCGAGAACGGCGTCAAGGCCGTCTCGACCATGACGGTCAACGCGGTCTTGGGCGGGGTCCCGGGCTTCGAGAAGGAACTCGTCGAAGGAATGAACACGTCTCTGGCGCGCATCAAGGCCGCCGCCGAAGGCTAA
- a CDS encoding DUF2530 domain-containing protein, protein MPSEQREPSPPPTAEPAPPALPAALLDPWPVIVAGAALWALATIAAFTVGALESWRPIVIAGLGTGVVGTSIFLWQRTAARRGARGAQTGLETGRAPRTD, encoded by the coding sequence ATGCCTTCCGAACAGCGCGAGCCCAGCCCGCCACCGACGGCCGAACCTGCGCCGCCGGCGCTGCCCGCGGCGCTGCTGGATCCGTGGCCGGTCATCGTCGCCGGCGCTGCGCTGTGGGCGCTTGCCACCATCGCCGCGTTCACCGTCGGGGCCCTGGAATCATGGCGACCCATCGTGATTGCGGGACTGGGCACCGGAGTTGTCGGCACGTCGATATTCCTCTGGCAGCGCACCGCTGCCCGGCGCGGTGCGCGGGGAGCGCAGACCGGCTTGGAAACCGGGCGGGCGCCGCGCACCGATTGA
- a CDS encoding Rv0880 family HTH-type transcriptional regulator translates to MLDGDLRLASDLSLAVMRLARQLRFRRPESPVTLSQLSALATLAKDGAMTPGALAVKERVRPPSMTRVIASLVDLGLVVRRSHPADGRQVLVAVSEAGGELVDSERQASQEWLRARLATLNSEDRGTLLRAADLMTVLVDEDA, encoded by the coding sequence GTGTTGGACGGTGACCTGCGGCTTGCCAGTGATTTGTCGCTGGCTGTCATGCGGTTGGCGCGCCAGTTGCGCTTCCGCCGGCCCGAGTCGCCGGTCACCCTTTCGCAGTTGTCCGCTCTTGCCACCCTGGCCAAAGACGGGGCCATGACGCCCGGCGCGCTGGCCGTCAAGGAACGGGTTCGGCCGCCGTCGATGACTCGGGTGATCGCCTCGCTGGTCGACCTTGGGTTGGTGGTGCGCAGGTCGCATCCCGCCGACGGCCGCCAGGTGCTGGTGGCGGTGTCCGAGGCCGGTGGCGAGCTGGTCGACAGCGAGCGCCAGGCCAGCCAGGAGTGGCTGCGCGCCCGGCTGGCGACCCTGAACAGCGAGGATCGCGGCACCCTGTTGCGCGCCGCGGACCTGATGACCGTGCTCGTCGACGAAGACGCGTGA
- a CDS encoding TrmH family RNA methyltransferase, which produces MSGNAFGAFDVVDITDPADLRVDDFRDLNSVDRRPDLPSGKGLVIAEGVLVARRMIASRFTPHAFLGTDRRLAELGDDRSWVRAPFYRASAEVMAEVVGFHLNRGVLAAARRPPELTPTEVLDGARTVAVLEGVNDHENLGSIFRNAAGLGVDAVIFGTGCADPLYRRAVRVSMGHALLVPFARAQQWPADLAELRRRGFRLLAMTPDPAAQTLAEATADLSDQKVAVLVGAEGPGLTETAMRASDVRVRIPMSRGTDSLNVATAAALAFYERARAG; this is translated from the coding sequence GTGAGCGGCAACGCTTTTGGGGCGTTCGATGTTGTCGACATCACCGACCCCGCTGATCTCCGGGTCGACGACTTTCGCGACCTCAACAGTGTCGACCGCAGACCGGATCTGCCGAGCGGCAAAGGGCTGGTGATCGCCGAGGGCGTGCTGGTGGCTAGGCGCATGATCGCCTCGCGGTTCACCCCGCACGCCTTTCTGGGCACCGACCGCCGCCTGGCCGAACTGGGCGACGATCGCAGCTGGGTACGGGCCCCGTTCTATCGCGCCTCAGCCGAGGTGATGGCCGAGGTGGTCGGCTTCCACCTCAATCGGGGTGTGCTGGCCGCGGCGCGTCGGCCCCCTGAGCTGACGCCGACCGAGGTGCTTGACGGCGCCCGGACGGTCGCCGTCCTGGAGGGCGTCAACGACCACGAGAACCTCGGGTCGATCTTCCGCAACGCGGCCGGGCTTGGCGTGGACGCGGTCATCTTCGGCACCGGCTGTGCCGACCCGCTCTACCGGCGCGCGGTGCGGGTGTCGATGGGCCATGCCCTTCTGGTGCCCTTCGCGCGTGCGCAGCAGTGGCCGGCCGACCTCGCTGAACTACGCCGGAGAGGTTTCCGGCTGCTGGCCATGACGCCCGATCCAGCGGCCCAGACCCTGGCCGAGGCGACGGCCGACCTGTCCGATCAGAAGGTCGCGGTGTTGGTCGGTGCCGAGGGGCCGGGGCTTACCGAGACGGCGATGCGGGCCAGCGATGTCCGGGTCCGTATCCCGATGTCGCGGGGTACCGATTCGCTCAATGTCGCGACCGCGGCGGCGTTGGCGTTCTACGAACGGGCGCGCGCTGGCTAG
- a CDS encoding DUF2537 domain-containing protein, with amino-acid sequence MNDQSTPWGTGLTVSAFVAGITGAAIVVLSLGMIRVHPLVAIVLNMIAVGGLAPTLWGWRGIPVRRWFVLGAGIGVAGGWVTLLALVAAR; translated from the coding sequence ATGAATGACCAATCGACGCCATGGGGGACCGGCCTGACCGTGTCGGCATTCGTCGCCGGAATCACCGGCGCCGCGATTGTGGTGCTCAGCCTGGGCATGATCCGCGTGCATCCGCTGGTGGCAATCGTGCTCAACATGATTGCGGTCGGCGGCCTGGCACCCACACTGTGGGGCTGGCGAGGCATTCCGGTACGGCGCTGGTTCGTTCTTGGCGCCGGTATCGGTGTCGCCGGCGGCTGGGTGACGCTACTGGCGCTGGTCGCGGCGCGCTAG
- the sepH gene encoding septation protein SepH, with protein sequence MRELRVIGLDVDGRHIICEGPDPADKFTLHVDDRLRAAIRGDRSLGQTLRDKEVKGMLRPRDIQARIRAGASVEQVAESSGMDITKVERFAHPVLLERARAAELASAAHPVLADGPAVRSLQESITSALVARGLNPEATEWDAWRGEDGRWVVQIAWQAGLSDNAAHFRFSPGAHGGTVAALDDAASELIDPGFERPVLRPVAPVAQLDFEEQPQPAPAPVEETPAPAPAPTPAPRARRAKAKPAVPGWEDVLLGVRSSGER encoded by the coding sequence ATGCGGGAACTCAGGGTGATCGGACTCGATGTCGACGGCAGGCACATCATCTGTGAAGGTCCCGACCCGGCCGACAAGTTCACCCTGCACGTCGACGATCGACTGCGCGCCGCTATCCGCGGCGACCGGTCACTGGGCCAGACCCTGAGGGACAAAGAGGTCAAAGGCATGTTGCGGCCCAGAGACATTCAGGCGCGCATCCGTGCGGGTGCATCCGTCGAGCAAGTTGCCGAATCATCCGGCATGGACATCACCAAGGTCGAGCGTTTCGCCCACCCGGTGCTTTTGGAGCGCGCGCGAGCAGCCGAGCTGGCCTCCGCCGCCCACCCGGTCCTCGCCGACGGGCCGGCGGTGAGATCGCTGCAGGAGTCGATCACGAGCGCCCTGGTGGCGCGCGGCCTCAACCCTGAGGCGACGGAGTGGGATGCGTGGCGCGGCGAAGACGGCCGCTGGGTAGTGCAGATAGCCTGGCAGGCCGGGTTGTCCGACAACGCCGCCCATTTCCGCTTCAGCCCGGGTGCACACGGCGGCACGGTCGCTGCCCTCGACGACGCCGCCAGCGAGCTGATCGACCCGGGGTTCGAACGTCCGGTGCTGCGGCCTGTCGCTCCCGTCGCACAGCTGGATTTCGAGGAGCAGCCGCAACCCGCACCGGCTCCGGTCGAGGAGACGCCGGCCCCAGCACCTGCTCCCACTCCGGCCCCCCGCGCCAGGCGCGCCAAGGCCAAGCCCGCAGTACCCGGCTGGGAGGACGTCCTGCTGGGCGTGCGTTCCAGCGGCGAGCGCTGA
- the serC gene encoding phosphoserine transaminase, which translates to MADLVIPDSLKPVDGRFGCGPSKVRPEQLQALSDSAALFGTSHRQAPVKNLVGRVRDGLREFFSLPDGYEVILGNGGATAFWDAAAFGLIEKRSLHHTYGEFSAKFASAATANPFIDDPIVIKADAGSAPELQSDPSVDAIAWAHNETSTGVAVPVRRPADSGNALVLIDATSGAGGLPVDIHDVDAYYFAPQKNFASDGGLWLAVVSPAALARIESIAAGGRWVPDFLSLPIAVDNSLKNQTYNTPAISTLVLMAEQIDWMLGNGGLDWAVKRTADSSQRLYSWAEASSFATPFVTDPALRSQVVGTIDFDDAVDAAAVAKVLRANGIVDTEPYRKLGRNQLRIAMFPAIEPDDVSALTQCVDWVVESL; encoded by the coding sequence ATGGCTGATCTCGTGATCCCCGATTCCCTCAAGCCCGTCGACGGCCGCTTCGGCTGCGGCCCCTCGAAGGTGCGTCCCGAGCAACTGCAGGCTTTGAGCGACTCGGCCGCCCTCTTCGGCACCTCGCACCGCCAGGCCCCAGTGAAGAACCTGGTCGGACGGGTCCGTGACGGACTGCGCGAGTTCTTCTCGCTGCCCGACGGCTATGAGGTGATCCTGGGCAACGGCGGCGCGACCGCATTCTGGGACGCCGCCGCATTCGGCCTGATCGAGAAGAGGTCGCTGCACCACACCTACGGCGAGTTCTCCGCGAAGTTCGCCTCGGCCGCCACCGCCAACCCGTTCATCGACGACCCGATCGTCATCAAGGCCGACGCCGGCAGCGCCCCCGAGCTCCAGTCCGACCCCTCGGTTGACGCCATCGCCTGGGCGCACAACGAGACCTCGACCGGCGTCGCTGTCCCGGTGCGCCGTCCGGCGGACTCCGGGAACGCCCTGGTCCTCATCGACGCCACCTCGGGGGCCGGCGGGCTGCCCGTCGACATCCATGACGTCGACGCGTACTACTTCGCACCGCAGAAGAACTTCGCCAGTGACGGCGGACTGTGGCTGGCGGTCGTGTCCCCCGCGGCGCTGGCGCGCATCGAGTCCATCGCCGCCGGCGGCCGCTGGGTACCCGACTTCCTGTCGCTGCCGATCGCAGTGGACAACAGCCTGAAGAACCAGACCTACAACACCCCGGCGATCAGCACGCTGGTGCTGATGGCCGAACAGATCGACTGGATGCTCGGCAACGGCGGGCTGGACTGGGCGGTCAAGCGCACCGCCGATTCGTCGCAGCGGCTGTACTCGTGGGCGGAGGCGTCATCGTTCGCCACCCCGTTCGTCACCGATCCCGCCCTGCGTTCGCAGGTGGTGGGGACCATCGACTTCGATGATGCGGTCGACGCCGCCGCGGTGGCCAAGGTGCTGCGAGCCAACGGCATCGTCGACACCGAGCCGTACCGCAAACTGGGCCGCAATCAGCTGCGCATCGCGATGTTCCCGGCAATCGAGCCCGATGATGTCTCTGCGCTCACGCAGTGCGTGGACTGGGTTGTGGAAAGCCTGTAA
- a CDS encoding AurF N-oxygenase family protein — protein sequence MARTKIIRRWRRNMDVQDDIAYVETLTTLSEASVRRNFNPYTDIDWDSPEFAVVPNDERWILPATDPIGQHPWYQSQPKERQIEIGMWRQSNVAKVGLHFESILIRGLMEYAFWTPNGSPEYRYCLHEAVEECNHTMMFQEMVNHIGADVPGMPRLLKWIQPAIPLVAGPLPIPFWFGILAGEEPIDHTQKNVLREGKALHPIMERVMAIHVAEEARHISFAHEYLRKRVPHLPRRKRFWLSLYVPVVMRVLCSAIIVPPKAFWKEFDIPRSVRKDIFFSSPPSRQMLRDMFGDVRMLATDTGLMNPLAKLIWRICRIDGPPSRYRSEPQRRHVVSAA from the coding sequence ATGGCGAGAACCAAGATCATCCGGCGCTGGCGCCGCAACATGGACGTGCAGGACGACATCGCGTATGTCGAGACGCTGACCACCCTCTCCGAGGCTTCAGTGCGCAGAAACTTCAACCCCTACACCGATATCGACTGGGATTCGCCTGAGTTCGCCGTGGTTCCGAACGACGAGCGCTGGATTTTGCCGGCGACCGACCCGATCGGACAGCACCCCTGGTACCAGTCGCAGCCCAAAGAGCGGCAGATCGAAATCGGTATGTGGCGTCAATCCAACGTCGCCAAGGTCGGCTTGCACTTCGAGTCGATCCTCATCCGAGGATTGATGGAGTACGCCTTCTGGACGCCCAACGGTTCGCCGGAATACCGGTACTGCCTGCACGAGGCGGTCGAAGAGTGCAACCACACCATGATGTTTCAGGAGATGGTGAACCACATCGGGGCAGATGTGCCGGGCATGCCTCGCTTGCTGAAGTGGATACAACCGGCGATTCCTCTTGTCGCGGGGCCGCTGCCGATTCCGTTCTGGTTCGGCATCCTCGCCGGCGAGGAGCCCATCGACCACACGCAGAAGAACGTTCTGCGCGAGGGTAAGGCGCTGCACCCGATCATGGAGCGGGTGATGGCCATTCACGTCGCTGAAGAGGCCCGGCATATTTCGTTCGCGCATGAGTATCTGCGCAAGCGGGTGCCGCACCTGCCTCGACGCAAGCGATTCTGGTTGTCGCTCTACGTGCCGGTGGTGATGCGGGTGCTGTGTTCGGCCATCATCGTGCCGCCGAAGGCGTTCTGGAAGGAGTTCGACATCCCACGTTCGGTGCGCAAAGACATCTTCTTCTCCTCGCCGCCATCGCGACAGATGTTGCGTGACATGTTCGGAGATGTCCGGATGCTCGCCACCGACACCGGGTTGATGAACCCGTTGGCCAAGCTCATCTGGCGGATCTGCCGAATTGACGGACCGCCGAGCCGCTACCGTAGCGAGCCGCAGCGCCGGCACGTCGTGAGCGCCGCGTAA